GGGCGCTCAGCCAGATCGTCGCCACCGGCCTGATGCTGCTCGCCATGAACGATCGCTCCTTCGTGGTGACGACGGCGTATCTGAAGACCGAGGCGATCCAGACCGCAATCTTCGGCTTCGTCTTCCTCGGCGACCACCTGACCTGGCTGAAGGTGCTGGCGATCGTGATTGCGACCGTCGGTGTCGTCATCACGGCGCTCAGGCCCGGCGGCGAGAAGAGCTTTGCCGAATTGAAGCCGACCATCACCGGGCTCGTTGCCGCGGCAGCGTTCGCGCTGTCCGCGGTCGGCTTTCGTGGCGCCATCATCAACGTGCCGGGCGTCTCGTTCGTGACCTCGGCCTCGTTCACGCTGGTGCTCGGCCTGTTCGTGCAGACGCTGATCCTGACGATCTATCTGCTCTGGCGTGCGCCACAGGTGCTGCAGGCGATCCTCGGCCTGTGGAAGCCATCGCTGCTGGCTGGCTTCATGGGCGCCTTTGCCTCGCAATTCTGGTTCCTGGCGTTCGCGCTGACCGCCGCCGCCAATGTCCGCACGCTCGCTCTGATCGAGGTACTGTTCGCGCAAGGCGTGGCCTATTACTCGTTCAAGCAGCCGATCGCGCCGCGCGAGCTCGCAGGCATCGCGCTGATCATCATCGGCG
The sequence above is drawn from the Bradyrhizobium amphicarpaeae genome and encodes:
- a CDS encoding EamA family transporter, with amino-acid sequence MLTVTSLWIPFTVVAALGQVARNAMQRSLTKPLGTWGATNIRFLFGFPFSLLFLGAVLIATGDHLGPPPAVFWPWLLLGALSQIVATGLMLLAMNDRSFVVTTAYLKTEAIQTAIFGFVFLGDHLTWLKVLAIVIATVGVVITALRPGGEKSFAELKPTITGLVAAAAFALSAVGFRGAIINVPGVSFVTSASFTLVLGLFVQTLILTIYLLWRAPQVLQAILGLWKPSLLAGFMGAFASQFWFLAFALTAAANVRTLALIEVLFAQGVAYYSFKQPIAPRELAGIALIIIGVAVLVGA